In one window of Anser cygnoides isolate HZ-2024a breed goose chromosome 3, Taihu_goose_T2T_genome, whole genome shotgun sequence DNA:
- the FUCA2 gene encoding plasma alpha-L-fucosidase, translating into MSAPLGLLLLLGLPGLLAGRPRYQPTWGSLDARPLPAWFDEAKFGVFIHWGVFSVPSFGSEWFWWYWQKEKREPYVKFMEANYPPGFSYEDFGPLFTAEFFDPNQWADILKASGAKYVVLTSKHHEGFTLWGSKYSWNWNAVDVGPKRDLVAELATSVRNRTDLRFGLYHSLFEWFNPLFCEDATNVFKTRKFPTSKSLPELYEIVTKYQPEIVWSDGDGNAPDTYWNSTGFLAWLYNDSPVRDTVVTNDRWGVGSICKHGGFYTCSDRYNPGHLLPHKWENCMTIDKWSWGYRRNAKLGDYFTIEELVKQLVETVSCGGNLLMNIGPTHDGRIAVIFEERLRQMGAWLKVNGDAIYGTKPWRAQNDTVTPDVWYTFRPTDGKVNAIFLNWPISGTLELGEPQAKLGETQVKLVGYKEPLKWIALGEKGLMIALPQLTLKQLPCQWGWTLQLTDIK; encoded by the exons ATGTCCGCcccgctggggctgctgctgctgctggggctgcccgggcTCCTGGCCGGGCGGCCCCGCTACCAGCCCACCTGGGGCTCGCTGGACGCCCGGCCGCTGCCCGCCTGGTTTGACGAGGCGAAATTCGGCGTCTTCATCCACTGGGGCGTGTTCTCGGTGCCCAGCTTCGGCAGCGAGTGGTTCTG GTGGTActggcagaaggaaaagagagagccCTATGTGAAATTTATGGAGGCAAATTACCCACCTGGGTTCAGTTATGAAGATTTTGGGCCACTGTTTACAGCAGAATTCTTTGATCCCAACCAGTGGGCAGATATTCTGAAGGCTTCAGGTGCAAAATATGTGGTCTTAACTTCAAAACATCATGAAG gctTTACTTTGTGGGGTTCCAAATATTCTTGGAACTGGAATGCTGTTGATGTGGGACCAAAACGAGATCTTGTGGCTGAACTTGCAACATCTGTTAGAAACAGGACCGACTTGCGTTTTGGGTTGTATCACTCCCTGTTTGAATGGTTTAATCCTCTCTTCTGTGAAGATGCCACCAATGTCTTCAAGACAAGAAAGTTTCCAACCAGTAAATCATTACCAGAACTCTATGAAATTGTGACCAAGTACCAACCAGAAATAGTTTGGtctgatggggatggaaatgCACCAGATACTTACTGGAACAGCACTGGCTTTCTAGCTTGGCTGTATAATGACAG TCCAGTTCGGGACACCGTTGTGACCAATGACCGCTGGGGAGTCGGCAGCATCTGTAAGCACGGTGGCTTCTACACGTGCAGTGACCGATACAACCCCGGACACCTTCTGCCTCACAAGTGGGAGAACTGCATGACCATTGACAAGTGGTCCTGGGGGTACAGGAGGAACGCGAAGCTTGGCGATTACTTCACAATTGAGGAACTGGTGAAG caacTTGTAGAAACAGTGTCTTGCGGAGGAAATCTCCTGATGAATATCGGGCCCACTCACGACGGTCGCATCGCTGTTATATTTGAGGAACGCCTGAGGCAAATGGGTGCCTGGCTGAAAGTCAATGGAGACGCCATCTATGGGACAAAGCCGTGGAGAGCGCAGAACGACACGGTCACACCAGACGTGTG GTACACATTCAGACCCACAGATGGCAAAGTTAATGCCATCTTCCTTAACTGGCCAATCTCTGGGACTCTGGAACTTGGTGAGCCACAGGCTAAGCTTGGAGAAACACAG GTGAAGCTTGTTGGCTACAAGGAGCCACTGAAATGGATTGCATTAGGAGAAAAGGGACTGATGATAGCTCTACCTCAGTTAACACTTAAGCAACTGCCGTGTCAGTGGGGCTGGACCTTGCAACTGACTGACATAAAGTGA